CTTGcgaatgaagaaaaatgaacataCCGCCGGTCCGGAGGCTTCGCCTGAGCAGTCCCAGAAATTAAAAGAGAACTTTCAAAAGAACAGTAGCAAAATGGGGACCCTCGAGTCGTACTtagccagttttttttttttttttttttataaacccCGTGCCCCCGGATGGCATCAAAGCGTCGAACCCTTAAATCTCGAGAGAGACTAGCCCAAAGATATCACCAAGCTGAACTTCTACTTAAATCGCTAACAACTATGAGTTTCGAACCTTCAATCTTTGCGATAAAAGAGATACACTCAATTAACGTAGCTATTTACGGATGGGTTATTTAACCAGATGGATttacgaaaaaaaataaattatttaaaaaaaaataatttatatcttttgaaataattaattaataaaaaaaattcatcactaGTTTGATGTTATAATACATGTTCTATTCTCTAATGTGTGTACATACATGTACATTATTTATAAACTCAATGAAGCATCCCAAATTATGATATTGTGTCGAGCGAAGGAAGGCAATTTAGGTTGAAACATAATCACCATTAACGAATATCTGTCAATTATTAGTCAAGATCAAGTCGTATGGATGTATCATACCATTTATTAATGGTCAGGATCAAGTCATACGGACATACCGAATCAATAATTAACTTTAAATGCACGAGATTGCCAATGGTTGTGGATTAACGAATGCACGAAATCATGTATCTTTCTAGACAATAGTTTATCATGCAATAGAGCTCAAACAAATAATAGACTACGTAACTTATCCTGAAAATGTTTAGATCAATGacaatttctagaatataaaCTTCAACATAGCAAGTGGAGTCGCCCTTCTCGACATGAGTCGTAAATTAATAACTACCATCAGTGCATGAAAGTGGGACAATATCAACGCAAATTTCTAGCAGAAGAAATTGGAGGCGATCCTCGTTGCAGGATGAAGGGAGACAAACTTCGATTGAGGAACCTGGAAATCAAACCTTTGTTACAATGTCATGCATTAAAACCCAGTTGAATAATTAGAATGATGGCACGAGTGCTCCGATTCCAATTAAGAGAACCGTGCCTGATGTTGGCGGCAGCAAAAGCTAGCCGATGGCAACGGTAAAGCATGGACGAAGGAAGAGGGGCTGCCGGTTGAGGAAGGAGGAAGACGAAGCCAAACGGcggaaaaaggcaaaaaaagacaaaaaaaagaaggaaggaaaaaagaaataaagacacATCCAACACGTTAAGTATCATCCTTTGCCTGACATGTTTGGACGGCCGGCCGGAGCCTTAGCTCGCGTTTTTTCCGATCCATGAAATTTACGAAAATTCTAATCAATTTGACTAAGCCTGtggattataatttttcttaaaatttaaaGATATGAAACATTTTGGTTGAGCTAGACAATCCTTTCAAAACTTAGCGATCAAGATCATCACCCGTCATAGAGACTTAAAGAATAAACAAAGGAAGAGTGCTAATCAACATGGTCAACATTGTCTAAAATTGGAAAGAGACATCTACTGTTATAAGGATGACATGATGATATCTACACATgctatatttctatttttatccaAGTgccagaaaaatatttttctaattttttttcattttttaaaatatttagttaatgaaaaatgttttcattttttacaacAATTTATATAGAAACATTATCttgaacaattaaaatattttttgtttagtaatttttggaaaaaacacaagcaaccatttttggaaattatttttcaaatcatttatcttccgcaaaacaaacaaagcatgaacttcccaaattttggatagaatatgctTAATCCTAAACTAGtttaattacatttttcctCAACATGTACCATGCCTGTTACTTTTAAGGAGTAAATCTATATTATCATCACAATGGAAAAAGGATATGGAGAAAATAAATCAACCGAAATTTAaatattaggaaaaataaatatcaataacAGTTGAGAAAGGTCTCAATAACCAAAAGGTTAAACAACGAAAATTGAATAACATCATGTGTTTTTAACTGGCTAATtaatgcaaaaaagaagaagaagaagataattaatgaaattatttaagaCATATCACCTTAGATATTGGTCAgtcatttctttttatgatttgaGGACagcatttttcttcatatctttttatattaatcaatcattttttttcatattagttAGTATaaatagaataaagaaattttGCATCCTTCACTTTTGTTAAAGGCTATTTAGGAATCGTGGTGAACACGTCAGATGAATAACCCAAGTATACCAAGAGAAAGGACCAGGAGAGATTCCATGGATAGGGCAAAGAGATTTTGGGATGGTTTAAGACTGAACATCCGAAGCTAGTTGGTGCCCTTGAACCTGAAGGATAAGCAAGCCTAAAATAGTGCACTACTAGGATGGGTGGCATCTTGGGAAAGTGCCTACCTATGCACCAAAGGACTACTAGGATAAGCAAGCCCTATGCAACTTAAAATCTCATGAGTCATAATCAAAGGCTTACAAACCTTATTTGTGTCTTTCTGACTCGAATATTGACATGCGGGACTTCTTCATGTCTCTCAATTCATAAATAGGGTCGATCAAAGCATGCATGTGCCACATAGGTCACTGAAATGACATTTAATTCATGCACTTTTCTTATGTAACTCATATATATCTATGCTACACATGTGTAGACTATGGCATGATTCTCATCATATGCATTAAGCATGCATGCACTTTACACACGTTGATGTCTCAAGATCATCATGGCATCCCATACTATCATGTTATCCTCAAGTCCATGCTGCCCAATATAATATAGTCAAGCGCTCGTGCCACGCAATAATCCAGACCTGATCATATACAAATCTCATGCACTTTCCACACAAGTATGTCCAAATTATTACGGCCGCTCAAGGTCCAAGGTCAACTCAAGGTTCATAGTAATTCGGCGTAACCGGGCATCATCTcgccccattgagcacggcaacatCCCGTGTATTCATACGCCTTAGGACTGCGTTCCATTCAGGAGTTTCGTTCCGAAATCCATTCGCGAACAGCGTCTTGTTGACTtgggggcatccgaacttatTTAAGGCATCATCCCGCATAATCATACGTATCAAGACGGAACCATCACCCCCCATAATCATACGCATAAGGGCATTTATGTGATTACACAAGCATACCATCACTCAAACCCATTGTTTTATTTCTCCTTAGCCAAGTATGAATGCCCTAATGGCGCGCTAGGCGGAGTGTGTCTCATGATCTATTGAAATTATACCAATAAAATATGCCGAGCACAAAATGAGAGTCCGTGGTTTGACACAATACATTGAGCACCTGCCTAAGTCCAATTCGAATCGGAAACGATACGCCTTGAAATCACATCAAGACCAAGAAAGAACCAAGCCGTCATCACATGATCACTAGCTAGTACCAAACTTAGCTCGAGAACAATACATCTCAATATCGCACCAAGGCCAAGAAGGACCGACCCGTTGTGACATGATCATCATGGCATGCTTCTAGTATCGCCAAACTCGGTTTAGGAACAATATGCCTTAGTATCGCCAATCCAAGAGAGAGACTTGACCCGACATGCTTCCATGCACGTCCAAGAACCACTGTATATCCCGTCTTGGAGGCTCGGAATGTTCTCACGCATTGATTGATCATGGATAATGAACATATGTGTGAAGAGTACTTCTAATGAACACATATAAAACATTGCCATTAATAACAAAGAATATCACATAGAACAAGAGATAACATTACAAGTCGCTTCCAATGACAATATCATATCGAACAACTTAGCATAACCTTTCAAAATAGTTTCTCATTACTTATAATTATAGAATGCTACGAATGCTTGCCCTTTTCAACTTTTGAATTGCCTAGGCATGTAACATCTTTAAAATAGGTTATTGTATCCAATGATAACTTATAACTATAGCTTATCACATTTATGATAACCTATCATGATAACTTATCACATCAAACTATAACTTATCGCATCCACTTATCAGCTGTCGCGATAGCTTTTAAACCACTACTTGTCACTTTAACCTACTCTTTAACCTACTTATCACATAATCTAATCACCATTAACCATAAACCAATCCTAACTCTACTCCTAAGAGCAATTATCGCTCTAATCAAGGGTTAGGAAGCTACTCGCTTCCAAAACTAGGCCACGGCAAGTGGCGGCGATCGCGGCAAGGCTCACAACATGGTGGCGGCTCACAATGAAGCTCCACAATGCGCGGTGGTGGTTGATCGGCAGTCAGTAGCCCATGGAAAGGCTAGAATAGCCAAGGAACAGTTGCACACGACTTGAGAGAGGTCCGGCAATGGCTTGGGACTTGCGGCCAACACGCGGGAAGGACGGTACTGCGAGATCTAGTGACAAGGGTAGCCCAATGCTTAACGGTGGACGGTGGCTCACGGCCATCAACAccaagggggaaaaagagagagaaatgggtatGAGCTGAGGGAGAGTGATGGAGGAAAAGTCAGCCAAAGGgaggggtagagagagaaagtgagagaaatgatggaaaaagaggaaaacttgTGGAAGAAGTTGGCATTTTAATGCTCTTTGACTTATCGTCCTAACTTGGGGAGCAAGAACACATCTTGCCCTCCATTCCAACTTGGGGAGCAAGAATAAATCATATCCCTCCATTTTGCCACAAAAACCAAAGCCTTTTAGATGCTAAGTTACTGTTCATGTGCACTATTTGCGACATCCACAAACCGaccccaattttcaaaatggAATTACATGGGCATCCAATTTTCAAACAGGATTACAATAAGGTTTGGTAGACCTCGAAAATGCCGAAAATGCCACATTGAGatgaaaactcaatttttcatCGGCGGGATGCAAAAGTTTGGATAAGTGGAAACAAGTCGTGGCGAGGGCCTAAGCCCATGTTGGGCAACCCAATGGACCTAAGCCCACGATTAGGCAGCCCATGGGCCGAAGCCCATCACGGATGGCCCAAATGGGCCTAAGCCTAAATGGGTGGCCCAAAGGCCCATATGCCCAAGAGGTGGGCTGCCATAGTGGGGCCATGGGTCTTCCAAGTCCATCAAGCATTCAATGCAAGATCTTGACTTTTAATGCACCCCATGTACATGAACAATACCCAATCTTGgcaaaatgaccaaattgcctTTTCATTCAACTAAAACAAAATGGCAAGATGGAAAGGAGCTAGGAAGGGGCAGCCATGTGCTGAAGATGGGGAAGGTGATGTCATTCCATGGCCTAGTCTAAGCCTACCTAGCCTATCTTCTAGCCTAGCCATGAGTGGttcattaaattgcattaaTGAGACTTGGGcaaaaaataaagtaagaagTGATCCAAGCCCTTAAACTTGGACGGGACATGGCAAGATGTAATCTTGGCCATCCAATAACCCAAGTGTGGGTtgctcttcctctctccccaaATACACCCATACCTCTCCCTCACTCTCATTTTCACACTTTGGCTCTCAAGttcatctttctctccctccttgCCATAACTGAACCACCCCTTGTCCATTTGCATCTCATTTTCAAGCCATCTTCTTCATTGTTCCTCATATTTCCCTCACCAACAACCGAACACCACCCACCTAACAACCGAACACCACCCACCTCCGCCGGTTGCCGCCATGCAACCGCTCGAGACGCCGTTCAACCCACTCACGGGAGCTTTGGAGGCGTGACCAGCAGCCCCAACCACTGTCTGATCTTGTTGCTCCTTCCCCGACGCTTTTTAAAGCTAGGACTTGGGCGTGAGTGGCTTTCTAGCCCTTGAATAGGGTTGTTGTTGCATTTTGGAGTTAGTTTAGAGCTAAATTAAGGCTAAATGATGTTTTGTTAATGTGATAAATGGGTTTTGTATGATAGGTTATCATAGGGTCCCGATAGGTTATCTTGATAGCTTATCATATGTTTGTCGATAGCTTATCATATTTTTGTTGATAGCTTATCATTTTTTGGTCGATAGCTTATCATGTTTTCGTCgataatttatcatgttttCATCGATGGCTTATCATATTTTAAGTCGATGGGTTATCACGGTTTATCAATAAGTAATTATGTGATAGGTTATTAAAGTATGATATGTAAAGTGTGATGTGTTATGTTAACAAGCGATGAATTATTGGATAGTTTATGATGACATGTGATAAGTGAATTTCATGAATTACGTTGAATTGCAATGACTAATCCTACTTTGATGAGTGACTTATATGCCATGGACTTGTAAAATTGGGTGGtacttttatataatataatatgagGCACGTGGGTGACGTGATGGCATATGGCATAAGTTGTTGCATATTTCATGGGCATCACATCGGTTAGTGAGAAAGATAAGAAATGAATCGTGTGATGGTATGCccgtatgatttttttttcttattgttgaattttaaatttaataatgaaatgtggattttttttcttcaaattttatggattatttgtgatggaatgtagttgaatttgtcaaattaaaacaatgaacgATATTAATAATGtaggattaatgtttttagtataaattaattattggctccttttattattatttagttatttgtGCATTTATACCTAAAAATAtaagtttaatatataatgtgacggaacatattaaaattttctattttttgaggAATGATGTATCGGTGTGTCGTGTTAGCGTGTTGTGTCATGTTATATCGCATATTCATGTCGATGCTACATAATCGGTGCATGACCAAGCAAAATCACCCTTGACCGGATATGACCGTTTGGATCGATTCATGATTATCGATTGATTCGTGGTGAGAGTGACCATTTGTTGATCAACCTTGATAGTCGAGCAGTCATTCATCGACCGAACAGCCCGAGCCCATCAACATAATCATTGGATTGGTCCACAACCATTCCCTTGATTAATCCATGACTAGTACATGGCCAATTCTTAGAATAATTCATGAACTATGTTATTATTGTGATCAAGGAACTATGTTGGGAATTTTGGATATGTATCTTTATAATCTTGAAaaccaaaatgaagaaacatcCATTTCCCATTTCCCATTTCAATAGTAATTGACCTCTAAGGAATTCCAGAAGGTAGGAATATGCCAAATTCATTccctaaaaacttaaaaaattcgGAGCCCAGTGGCCCCTATTCCTTTTTGTTGCGAGTCCGAGGTTTAGTAGCACCAACCGGACAAAATAAATCGAAATTTGACCTCCGTTGGCCCAGGTTGCCGTCCTTTGACAAGTACAGCTCTTGCTTTGACCTGTTTGTCtcaaaagaagggagaaaaataGCGAAAAGTCCCACGAGTCAACGTCGAGGCTTCATTTTATGGATGGGACCTTTATATGTTTTTCTTAGCTTTGTTTCAACTGTCATATGATGGTTGTGTCAGCTCTTGTGCACTGATCTATCTTTCCGAGCAATTTTGGAGATGTGCTCTCTAGTATTGTTTAATCTCCATTTatgattttattcctaaaatgtTCTCAACAAAATCCGAATCCAAAATCATAAGGAGAATAATTAATTCCCTTGTAAATATTGATAGTAAATCTTTTCTCAAATATTCTAGGCATAAAGTTATTACGCCGGAGTTCATTTGGCCATTGGTCCAGCCTAAGGACCTTAAACAAATGCCGTGATTATCGGAGCTCCCGTTTCATGTAAATAAAACGGAAGAGTTAATTGCGGGGGAAATTGTAACCAATTCAGGAAACAATCCCCTGGCCTGATCATGGCTCTGTTGCGCTAGCCTCTCGACGATTGCTAGTATCCTAGAAATGATTAAACGGTTAATTTGAGTGGGCGAAATTTTGAGGCCAACATCTTCTACTGAAAGTGATGTTATTGTCAAGCTTTATATCATATGGATTTACCTTTTACTTGTTGTGTGCAGACGGAATTTATATAAGAAATAATCTAAATAGGAATGTTCGAATATCctattatctaaaaaaagaaattaagtcCCCAATACGGTAGAGCGGAAAATGAGCCGGAATATACTGTGGAGATTCCCAAGTTTGTTAAAACCTCGTTTTGCATATAAATGCATCGCATCTCATCCCAAAAGGAAGCACCCAAAGCTATCGACCTGAATAAAACCTTGACGTTTAATCTCCCTCTCGctccctctcgctctctctccctccgtcGTTTTCTATCATTTCTCCAGACAGAAAGCAAGgttagcctctctctctctctctctctcgatcgaatACGAATCATTATCTTATAAGCACGTGTATCCTCTTCGTGCGTTTCCGTACGCCGGTCTTTGTCGCGTTTGTTCTtgcatataatttctttttgtttattttggttgGTTTGTCTCGTATCGCCAGAAAAAAGCTCAATGACATTGTCGTTGCGTATCGTCGTCGTTTCCCCTACGACTCTGGAAACATGAGATTCTTGATATTTCAGTCATCTGGGCATTCTTTCTTCGCCGTTAGAGATCATTTCTGTGATTGTACTTGTCTTCGgtgaaagaatatttaaaaaggagaaaaaataaaaaaaagatacgGAAAGGAGATCAAGAACTCGTCCTTTATTGCCGTGATGGAAAGGGCAGATTTGGATTCGCGtataaaaaagaagtaaatgGCATGTAAGGATAAGATATGGAAAGGAGATCTTTCTCTTCTTGGCTTGTGATGGCATGTAAGGACAAGATATGGCAAGGagatctttctcttcttttgataAATGGCATTTAAGGATAAGATATGGAAAGGAGATCTTTCTCTTCTTGGCTTGTGATGGCATGTAAGGATAAGATATGGAAATGAGATCTTTCTCTTCTTGGCTTGTGACTAAACATGATTAATCTGTGGCCGGTTAGTGCAAGTGCTCATAGTTGTTTCTTGTCGATCCTGAAATTATTATTCACAGAGGAAGAGAGCGGAGAGAGTCGAAGGCCATGGCGGGGGAACAGTTGCAAGTCCTCAACGCCCTCGATGTGGCAAAGACCCAATGGTACCACTTCACCGCGATCATCATCGCCGGGATGGGTTTCTTCACCGATGCCTACGATCTGTTCTGCATCTCCCTTGTCACCAAGTTGCTCGGCCGCCTCTATTACCATGTCGATGGCGCGGCAAAGCCTGGCACTCTGCCTCCTAATGTTTCGGCAGCCGTCAATGGTGTGGCGCTCTGTGGGACCCTCGCCGGCCAGCTCTTCTTCGGGTGGCTCGGTGACAAGTTGGGCCGAAAGAAGGTCTATGGCCTGACCCTGTTGCTCATGATCATATGCTCCGTCGCCTCGGGCCTCTCATTTGGGCACAGCGCCAAGTCGGTGATGGCCACCTTGTGCTTCTTCCGCTTCTGGCTTGGCTTCGGAATCGGTGGTGATTACCCTTTGTCAGCCACAATCATGTCTGAGTATGCAAATAAGAAGACCCGAGGTGCTTTCATCGCTGCCGTTTTTGCCATGCAGGGCTTCGGGATCCTCGCCGGTGGTGTCTTCGCGATCATTGCGTCGACGGCCTTCAGGGTCAAGTATGACGCCCCGGCTTATGAGGTGGACCCGCTCGGCTCAACTGTTCCACAGGCAGACTATCTCTGGAGGATCGTCTTGATGGTGGGAGCGTTCCCGGCGGCGCTCACCTATTactggaggatgaagatgccGGAGACCGCCCGCTACACTGCCCTCGTGGCTAAGAATGCCAAGCAGGCCGCAACGGACATGTCCAAGGTCTTGCAAGTTGACATCGAGGCCGAGCAGAGCAAGATCGAGAAGCTGACCCAGGGTGAGGCCGGTGGATTTGGCTTGTTCACCAAGCAGTTCCTCCAACGCCATGGCCTCCACCTGCTTGGGACGACCTCCACCTGGTTCCTGCTCGACATTGCATTCTACAGCCAGAACCTGTTCCAGAAGGATATCTTCAGCGCGATTGGGTGGATCCCTGGGGCGAAGACCATGAACGCAATTGAGGAGGTGTTTTGGATTGCGCGGGCGCAGACACTTATTGCCCTGTGCAGCACCGTCCCTGGGTACTGGTTCACCGTGGCCTTGATTGACAGGATGGGGCGTTTCGCCATCCA
The nucleotide sequence above comes from Eucalyptus grandis isolate ANBG69807.140 chromosome 2, ASM1654582v1, whole genome shotgun sequence. Encoded proteins:
- the LOC104428000 gene encoding inorganic phosphate transporter 1-4, which produces MAGEQLQVLNALDVAKTQWYHFTAIIIAGMGFFTDAYDLFCISLVTKLLGRLYYHVDGAAKPGTLPPNVSAAVNGVALCGTLAGQLFFGWLGDKLGRKKVYGLTLLLMIICSVASGLSFGHSAKSVMATLCFFRFWLGFGIGGDYPLSATIMSEYANKKTRGAFIAAVFAMQGFGILAGGVFAIIASTAFRVKYDAPAYEVDPLGSTVPQADYLWRIVLMVGAFPAALTYYWRMKMPETARYTALVAKNAKQAATDMSKVLQVDIEAEQSKIEKLTQGEAGGFGLFTKQFLQRHGLHLLGTTSTWFLLDIAFYSQNLFQKDIFSAIGWIPGAKTMNAIEEVFWIARAQTLIALCSTVPGYWFTVALIDRMGRFAIQLMGFAFMTIFMFALAIPYDHWTHKENRIGFVVVYSLTFFFANFGPNATTFVVPAEIFPARLRSTCHGISAAAGKLGAIVGAFGFLYLAQNQDKTKVDAGYPAGIGVRNSLILLGVVNFLGLLFTFLVPESKGKSLEEMSGENEEAAEEEARS